One Camelina sativa cultivar DH55 chromosome 3, Cs, whole genome shotgun sequence genomic window carries:
- the LOC104771017 gene encoding flavin-containing monooxygenase FMO GS-OX-like 1, translated as MTSLIPSRGRHVAVIGLGAAGLVAARELRCEGHTVVGFEREKHVGGLWMYTDRVELDSLSADPDRTVVHSSVYESLRTNLPRECMGFSDFPFVTRSGEGDPRRYPDHREVLKYLQDFAKEFKIDEMVRFETEVLCVEPTEKDSRKWRVQFKSSSGVSGEETFDAVVVCNGHYTEPRIAHIPGIDSWPGKQFHSHNYRIPDQFKDQVVIVIGGQASGNDISSDIASMAKEVHISAKGVTSESYSGYNNLRLHPPIYRARKDGSVVFKNGKVVFADAIVHCTGYKYHFPFLKTNGYVTVEDNRVGPLYKHVFPPALAPGISFIGLPFMGLQFFMFEIQSKWVASVLSGRAKLPSEDKMMEEAIAFYAKLEDLGIPKRYTHFLTDPQGNPMLGKFKPEDEVVISQRDYFNWIAEQCGCASIEPWRERLYNVAIKKVFFGGDCYRDRWDADQLIKEVYGEFAKLKSNQDCSS; from the exons ATGACCAGCTTAATCCCCTCACGTGGTCGTCACGTGGCCGTGATCGGACTCGGAGCCGCCGGACTCGTAGCGGCTAGAGAGCTTCGCTGTGAAGGTCACACCGTCGTCGGTTTCGAGCGTGAGAAACATGTTGGAGGACTTTGGATGTACACGGATCGAGTCGAACTTGACTCACTTAGCGCTGACCCGGATCGAACCGTCGTCCACTCGAGCGTCTACGAATCCCTCCGCACCAATCTACCACGAGAATGTATGGGTTTCAGTGACTTTCCGTTCGTAACTAGATCCGGTGAAGGCGACCCGAGACGGTACCCGGACCACAGGGAAGTCTTGAAGTACCTTCAAGATTTCGCCAAGGAGTTCAAGATCGACGAGATGGTCAGATTCGAGACTGAGGTTTTGTGTGTGGAGCCGACGGAGAAGGATAGCCGTAAATGGAGAGTTCAGTTTAAGAGCTCAAGTGGTGTCTCCGGCGAAGAAACCTTCGACGCGGTCGTTGTTTGCAATGGTCACTACACTGAGCCTCGTATTGCTCATATTCCTG GGATAGATTCATGGCCAGGAAAGCAGTTTCATAGCCACAATTATCGGATTCCAGATCAATTCAAAGATCAG GTAGTGATAGTGATAGGTGGTCAAGCTAGTGGAAACGACATTAGCAGCGACATAGCTAGCATGGCAAAAGAAGTCCATATCTCAGCTAAAGGGGTTACATCCGAGTCGTACAGCGGTTACAACAACCTACGGCTTCATCCCCCG ATATATCGCGCCCGCAAGGATGGTTCTGTGGTATTCAAAAACGGTAAAGTGGTTTTTGCTGATGCTATAGTTCATTGCACTGGTTACAAGTATCATTTCCCGTTTCTTAAAACCAACGGTTATGTGACTGTTGAGGATAACCGTGTTGGACCGCTCTACAAGCATGTTTTCCCACCCGCACTTGCCCCTGGGATCTCCTTTATTGGTTTACCTTTCATG GGACTTCAGTTCTTTATGTTTGAAATCCAGAGCAAGTGGGTTGCTTCGGTTCTGTCGGGACGGGCTAAGCTTCCTTCAGAGGATAAAATGATGGAAGAGGCTATAGCTTTCTACGCGAAGCTTGAAGATCTGGGGATCCCTAAGAGATATACACATTTTCTAACCGATCCTCAAGGGAATCCAATGCTCGGGAAATTTAAACCGGAGGATGAAGTTGTGATCTCTCAAAGAGATTATTTCAACTGGATAGCGGAACAGTGTGGTTGCGCATCCATTGAACCTTGGAGAGAGCGACTATACAACGTCGCTATCAAGAAAGTTTTCTTTGGTGGAGATTGTTATCGCGATCGATGGGACGCTGATCAACTCATTAAAGAAGTGTACGGCGAATTCGCCAAATTGAAATCGAACCAAGATTGTTCTTCGTAG
- the LOC104778687 gene encoding uncharacterized protein LOC104778687, with product MALIPFTTPPIGLDFDEEAEDRDEFHIDKFATDFTDAEESIRHNVYPESDDEYEERARSGAARRGCGIVRGDGSMYKGQNFYNGIAFKECVLDYALASGCNLKQYRYDRDRIGFKCVGAKGKCMWKVYDASLQNDSMFRITLYTNKHICVPNGECEMFKVPVIARLFLDKIREEPEYYMPLKMEQTIMEKWKISVTRGQCKAARRKDLGWIELEYDTQFERLKDYGAEILEANQGSVVEIDTVKNDAGQDVFKRFYIKGQLLVALGRDADNAIYPIAWCVVQVENTNKWSWFVNRLKIDLELGDGDGYIMVSDRQKGLIKAVELELPKIEHRKCVRHIYVNLKKNDPNKKRLKILLWDLAWCYNSKDYEERLERIHAYDSNLYEDVMKTKPKTWCRAFHKIDSYCEDVENNSVESFNNTINKSREKPFVAMLEAVRRLAMVRIAKRSALSHSHEGICTSYVKRFLAEEHKAASQCFVYPSTNGAYEVYLRYDKHRVDLNDRTCTCMKFQICGIPCEHAYGLIMKKTLEAEDYVCHWFRTFMWKENYTEGIVPQRGPHYWPCTGGESVHPPPRTDDEKVDKKRKKGLHESPTKKKPKEKKRIMHCGTCGAADHNCRYHQKKKNKKNTTQVGTQVESTQGCLTQEN from the exons ATGGCATTAATTCCCTTTACTACTCCGCCTATTGGATTAGATTTCGACGAAGAAGCTGAGGATCGAGATGAATTTCATATAGACAAGTTTGCAACAGATTTTACGGATGCGGAAGAATCGATTCGCCATAACGTGTACCCAGAAAGCGACGATGAGTATGAGGAACGTGCTCGTAGTGGTGCTGCGAGAAGGGGGTGTGGAATCGTTCGTGGTGATGGTTCGATGTACAAAGGGCAAAACTTCTACAATGGAATTGCTTTTAAAGAGTGTGTTCTCGACTATGCACTGGCAAGCGGATGTAACCTGAAGCAATACAGGTATGATAGGGATAGAATCGGTTTTAAGTGTGTTGGTGCTAAGGGGAAATGTATGTGGAAAGTGTATGATGCATCTCTTCAGAATGACTCGATGTTTAGGATTACACTCTACACGAACAAGCATATTTGTGTACCTAATGGAGAGTGTGAAATGTTTAAGGTCCCAGTCATAGCTAGGTTGTTTCTTGATAAGATTAGAGAAGAACCAGAATATTACATGCCTTTGAAGATGGAGCAGACAATAATGGAGAAGTGGAAGATATCAGTTACTAGGGGTCAATGTAAAGCTGCTAGGAGAAAGGATTTGGGATGGATAGAGCTTGAATATGACACTCAGTTTGAACGGCTCAAAGACTATGGGGCTGAGATATTGGAAGCAAATCAAGGTTCTGTTGTAGAGATTGATACGGTGAAGAACGATGCTGGACAAGATGTGTTTAAGCGATTCTAT ATCAAGGGACAACTGCTGGTTGCTTTAGGGAGAGATGCTGATAATGCTATTTACCCAATAGCTTGGTGTGTTGTTCAAGTTGAGAACACAAATAAGTGGTCATGGTTTGTGAATAGGCTGAAGATTGACTTGGAATTAGGTGATGGGGATGGTTACATTATGGTGTCTGATCGACAAAAG GGGTTGATTAAGGCGGTTGAGTTAGAGTTACCAAAGATTGAGCATCGAAAATGTGTTAGGCACATTTATGTCAATCTAAAGAAGAATGATCCGAATAAGAAGCGGCTGAAGATACTCCTCTGGGATCTAGCTTGGTGCTACAACAGTAAAGATTACGAAGAGAGATTGGAGAGGATCCATGCATATGATAGTAACTTATATGAAGATGTGATGAAGACTAAACCAAAGACTTGGTGTAGGGCATTCCACAAGATTGACAGCTATTGTGAGGATGTTGAAAACAACTCTGTGGAGTCCTTCAATAACACAATCAACAAGTCAAGAGAGAAACCATTTGTGGCCATGTTGGAAGCTGTACGAAGGCTTGCCATGGTTCGGATTGCTAAACGGTCTGCACTATCTCATTCACACGAAG GGATATGCACTTCATATGTGAAACGTTTCTTGGCTGAAGAGCATAAGGCAGCTTCTCAATGCTTTGTATATCCCAGCACAAATGGAGCTTACGAAGTTTACCTCAGATATGACAAACACAGAGTCGATTTGAACGATAGGACTTGTACCTGCATGAAGTTTCAGATCTGTGGAATCCCCTGCGAACACGCGTATGGACTGATAATGAAGAAGACATTGGAAGCTGAAGACTACGTGTGTCATTGGTTCCGAACTTTCATGTGGAAAGAGAATTACACGGAGGGGATTGTTCCACAAAGAGGTCCACACTATTGGCCTTGCACTGGAGGTGAAAGTGTGCATCCACCACCAAGGACGGATGATGAAAAGGtagacaagaagaggaagaaaggtcTTCATGAGTCACCTaccaagaagaaaccaaaagaaaagaagagaatcatGCATTGTGGGACTTGTGGTGCAGCTGATCATAATTGTAGgtaccaccagaagaagaagaataagaagaatacaACACAG GTTGGAACTCAAGTGGAATCTACTCAAGGTTGTTTAACTCAGGAGAATTAA
- the LOC104778689 gene encoding LOW QUALITY PROTEIN: putative F-box protein At1g12190 (The sequence of the model RefSeq protein was modified relative to this genomic sequence to represent the inferred CDS: inserted 1 base in 1 codon; substituted 2 bases at 2 genomic stop codons), with protein MAHVNLPEELVEEILHRCPSLSLSRFRTVSKEWNTLFNDTTFIHKHLDLVRTQFLLWTNSKVYSVGLNLNDNDPKVELRELALNIPDLSDHRTTNFLPCNDLLFCASWWWNNKAVVWNPSLRQTRCIKSEEEHFMFGGIGYDSGNPGKGYHLFGYSYRRRSVKGNNSMFYKRFSMYNFGSNAWKCIIDVSEEETFIKGSDSLDNNVSLNGNLYWAASDFTADEYVIQSFDFSKEILKIFCVLPWKKKYSDIPVLSVFRGDRLSVLNKYKGTNNIEIWVTAFXFDGVFLKNGPSKMVXSXISSXFMTITIPIYKDSCPSYFITDIYEKRLVMCCSDESGKGCIYIVSGHARKKIQIDFDVSEFSHCFYDPSLTPIPCEGSDQETNNN; from the exons ATGGCGCATGTGAATCTTCCCGAGGAATTGGTGGAAGAGATACTCCATCGTTGTCCATCTCTATCTCTTTCCCGATTCAGAACCGTTTCCAAAGAATGGAATACACTTTTCAACGATACGACGTTCATCCACAAGCACTTGGATCTGGTCCGTACTCAATTCCTTTTATGGACCAATTCCAAGGTTTATTCGGTAGGTCTCAATCTCAACGACAATGATCCAAAAGTAGAGCTGCGTGAGTTGGCCTTAAATATTCCAGATTTAAGTGATCATAGGACAACAAACTTTCTTCCTTGCAATGACTTATTGTTTTGTGCCTCATGGTGGTGGAACAACAAAGCGGTTGTTTGGAACCCGTCGTTGAGACAAACTAGATGTATCAAGTCGGAGGAAGAACATTTCATGTTTGGTGGCATAGGGTACGATAGTGGTAATCCCGGAAAGGGTTATCATCTATTTGGATATAGTTATCGTCGACGAAGTGTTAAGGGAAACAACTCTATgttttataaaagattttctaTGTACAACTTTGGAAGCAATGCATGGAAGTGTATTATTGATGTTTCAGAGGAAGAGACGTTCATAAAAGGATCAGATTCATTAGATAACAATGTCTCTTTGAATGGAAATTTGTATTGGGCTGCTTCTGACTTCACGGCTGATGAATATGTTAtccaaagtttcgatttttctaAAGAGATATTGAAAATCTTTTGCGTTCTGCCGTGGAAGAAGAAATATTCTGATATTCCAGTCCTCTCAGTTTTTAGGGGAGATCGACTTTCAGTATTGAATAAATATAAAGGAACAAATAACATCGAGATTTGGGTGACNGCATTTTAATTTGATggtgtttttttgaaaaatggtccATCAAAAATGG CTTCATGAATTTCTTCAANATTCATGACAATTACAATACCCATTTATAAGGACTCTTGTCCAAGTTACTTCATCACTGACATCTACGAAAAGAGACTCGTCATGTGTTGTAGTGACGAAAGTGGAAAGGGTTGCATTTATATTGTCAGTGGCCATGCGAGGAAGAAAATTCAAATAGATTTTGATGTTAGTGAGTTTAGTCATTGTTTCTATGATCCTAGTTTAACTCCTATTCCTTGCGAGGGTTCAGATCAAGAGACCAACAATAATtag
- the LOC104771035 gene encoding flavin-containing monooxygenase FMO GS-OX-like 2 isoform X2 encodes MAPSHPDPTISRHVAVIGAGAAGLVAARELRREGHSVVVLERGSQIGGVWGYTSQVEPDPLSLDPSRPVVHSSLYRSLRTNIPRECMGFTDFPFAARPHDGSRDPRRHPAHTEVLAYLRDFAKEFDIEEMIRFETEVVKAEPVEAEEDDGGKWRVKSRSSDGVADEIYDAVMVCNGHYTEPRHALIAGIDSWPGKQIHSHNYRVPDQFKNQVIVVIVIGSSASGVDISRDIAKVAKEVHVSSRSTSPETYEKLPGYDNLWLHPTIEIAREDGSVVFENGKTVYADTIMHCTGYKYYFPFLDTKGEVTVDDNRVGPLYKHVFPPALAPGLSFIGLPWQITPFPMFELQSKWVAAVLSGRVSLPSQDEMMEDTKTFYNKLESSGIPKRYTHLMPDDSQFEYDNWLADQCDYPRIEKWREQMFYIGFKRIYAQSATYRDNWDDDHLIAEAYDDFVKFMSSYPELLPMLKT; translated from the exons ATGGCACCGAGTCATCCTGATCCAACAATCTCTCGCCACGTAGCAGTAATCGGAGCCGGAGCCGCGGGACTCGTAGCTGCTCGTGAGCTACGCCGTGAAGGCCACTCAGTAGTCGTCTTAGAGCGGGGGAGCCAAATCGGAGGCGTGTGGGGTTACACCTCTCAAGTCGAACCAGACCCTCTTAGCCTGGACCCGAGCCGACCCGTCGTCCACTCGAGCCTCTACAGATCCCTACGCACCAACATCCCCAGAGAATGCATGGGTTTCACCGACTTCCCTTTTGCGGCCCGGCCACACGACGGGTCGAGGGATCCGAGAAGACACCCGGCTCATACTGAGGTTCTTGCTTACCTGCGAGACTTTGCTAAAGAGTTCGATATCGAGGAGATGATAAGGTTCGAGACGGAGGTTGTTAAGGCGGAGCCggtggaggcggaggaggatgACGGAGGGAAGTGGAGGGTTAAATCTAGAAGCTCCGATGGTGTTGCCGACGAGATATACGACGCTGTCATGGTTTGTAACGGACACTATACAGAGCCTCGTCATGCTCTTATCGCTG GCATAGATTCATGGCCAGGCAAGCAAATTCATAGTCACAATTACCGTGTTCCTGATCAATTCAAAAATCAGGTAATT GTAGTGATAGTGATCGGAAGCTCGGCGAGTGGAGTTGATATAAGCAGAGATATTGCAAAGGTGGCGAAAGAAGTCCATGTTTCGTCTAGGTCGACTTCACCGGAGACCTACGAGAAGCTTCCCGGTTATGACAATCTGTGGCTCCACCCAACG ATTGAAATTGCCCGCGAAGACGGTTCGGTGGTTTTCGAGAACGGAAAGACGGTTTACGCAGATACCATTATGCATTGTACCGG GTACAAATATTACTTCCCCTTTCTCGACACAAAAGGTGAAGTAACCGTGGACGATAATCGAGTTGGACCGTTGTATAAGCATGTATTTCCTCCGGCTCTTGCCCCGGGCCTTTCCTTCATTGGCTTACCATGGCAG ATCACCCCCTTTCCGATGTTTGAGCTTCAAAGCAAGTGGGTCGCAGCGGTCTTGTCCGGTCGAGTATCTCTCCCATCTCAAGACGAGATGATGGAAGACACTAAGACGTTCTACAATAAGCTTGAATCTTCGGGAATTCCCAAAAGATATACACATCTGATGCCTGATGACTCTCAG TTTGAATATGATAATTGGCTTGCGGATCAATGTGACTATCCCCGGATAGAGAAATGGAGAGAACAAATGTTTTACATAGGTTTCAAGAGAATCTATGCACAATCCGCTACATATAGGGATAATTGGGACGATGATCATCTCATCGCAGAAGCATACGATGATTTCGTCAAATTTATGTCAAGCTATCCTGAACTGTTGCCGATGCTGAAAACTTAA
- the LOC104771035 gene encoding flavin-containing monooxygenase FMO GS-OX-like 2 isoform X3, with translation MAPSHPDPTISRHVAVIGAGAAGLVAARELRREGHSVVVLERGSQIGGVWGYTSQVEPDPLSLDPSRPVVHSSLYRSLRTNIPRECMGFTDFPFAARPHDGSRDPRRHPAHTEVLAYLRDFAKEFDIEEMIRFETEVVKAEPVEAEEDDGGKWRVKSRSSDGVADEIYDAVMVCNGHYTEPRHALIAGIDSWPGKQIHSHNYRVPDQFKNQVVIVIGSSASGVDISRDIAKVAKEVHVSSRSTSPETYEKLPGYDNLWLHPTIEIAREDGSVVFENGKTVYADTIMHCTGYKYYFPFLDTKGEVTVDDNRVGPLYKHVFPPALAPGLSFIGLPWQITPFPMFELQSKWVAAVLSGRVSLPSQDEMMEDTKTFYNKLESSGIPKRYTHLMPDDSQFEYDNWLADQCDYPRIEKWREQMFYIGFKRIYAQSATYRDNWDDDHLIAEAYDDFVKFMSSYPELLPMLKT, from the exons ATGGCACCGAGTCATCCTGATCCAACAATCTCTCGCCACGTAGCAGTAATCGGAGCCGGAGCCGCGGGACTCGTAGCTGCTCGTGAGCTACGCCGTGAAGGCCACTCAGTAGTCGTCTTAGAGCGGGGGAGCCAAATCGGAGGCGTGTGGGGTTACACCTCTCAAGTCGAACCAGACCCTCTTAGCCTGGACCCGAGCCGACCCGTCGTCCACTCGAGCCTCTACAGATCCCTACGCACCAACATCCCCAGAGAATGCATGGGTTTCACCGACTTCCCTTTTGCGGCCCGGCCACACGACGGGTCGAGGGATCCGAGAAGACACCCGGCTCATACTGAGGTTCTTGCTTACCTGCGAGACTTTGCTAAAGAGTTCGATATCGAGGAGATGATAAGGTTCGAGACGGAGGTTGTTAAGGCGGAGCCggtggaggcggaggaggatgACGGAGGGAAGTGGAGGGTTAAATCTAGAAGCTCCGATGGTGTTGCCGACGAGATATACGACGCTGTCATGGTTTGTAACGGACACTATACAGAGCCTCGTCATGCTCTTATCGCTG GCATAGATTCATGGCCAGGCAAGCAAATTCATAGTCACAATTACCGTGTTCCTGATCAATTCAAAAATCAG GTAGTGATAGTGATCGGAAGCTCGGCGAGTGGAGTTGATATAAGCAGAGATATTGCAAAGGTGGCGAAAGAAGTCCATGTTTCGTCTAGGTCGACTTCACCGGAGACCTACGAGAAGCTTCCCGGTTATGACAATCTGTGGCTCCACCCAACG ATTGAAATTGCCCGCGAAGACGGTTCGGTGGTTTTCGAGAACGGAAAGACGGTTTACGCAGATACCATTATGCATTGTACCGG GTACAAATATTACTTCCCCTTTCTCGACACAAAAGGTGAAGTAACCGTGGACGATAATCGAGTTGGACCGTTGTATAAGCATGTATTTCCTCCGGCTCTTGCCCCGGGCCTTTCCTTCATTGGCTTACCATGGCAG ATCACCCCCTTTCCGATGTTTGAGCTTCAAAGCAAGTGGGTCGCAGCGGTCTTGTCCGGTCGAGTATCTCTCCCATCTCAAGACGAGATGATGGAAGACACTAAGACGTTCTACAATAAGCTTGAATCTTCGGGAATTCCCAAAAGATATACACATCTGATGCCTGATGACTCTCAG TTTGAATATGATAATTGGCTTGCGGATCAATGTGACTATCCCCGGATAGAGAAATGGAGAGAACAAATGTTTTACATAGGTTTCAAGAGAATCTATGCACAATCCGCTACATATAGGGATAATTGGGACGATGATCATCTCATCGCAGAAGCATACGATGATTTCGTCAAATTTATGTCAAGCTATCCTGAACTGTTGCCGATGCTGAAAACTTAA
- the LOC104771035 gene encoding flavin-containing monooxygenase FMO GS-OX-like 2 isoform X1, whose amino-acid sequence MAPSHPDPTISRHVAVIGAGAAGLVAARELRREGHSVVVLERGSQIGGVWGYTSQVEPDPLSLDPSRPVVHSSLYRSLRTNIPRECMGFTDFPFAARPHDGSRDPRRHPAHTEVLAYLRDFAKEFDIEEMIRFETEVVKAEPVEAEEDDGGKWRVKSRSSDGVADEIYDAVMVCNGHYTEPRHALIAGIDSWPGKQIHSHNYRVPDQFKNQVIVVVIVIGSSASGVDISRDIAKVAKEVHVSSRSTSPETYEKLPGYDNLWLHPTIEIAREDGSVVFENGKTVYADTIMHCTGYKYYFPFLDTKGEVTVDDNRVGPLYKHVFPPALAPGLSFIGLPWQITPFPMFELQSKWVAAVLSGRVSLPSQDEMMEDTKTFYNKLESSGIPKRYTHLMPDDSQFEYDNWLADQCDYPRIEKWREQMFYIGFKRIYAQSATYRDNWDDDHLIAEAYDDFVKFMSSYPELLPMLKT is encoded by the exons ATGGCACCGAGTCATCCTGATCCAACAATCTCTCGCCACGTAGCAGTAATCGGAGCCGGAGCCGCGGGACTCGTAGCTGCTCGTGAGCTACGCCGTGAAGGCCACTCAGTAGTCGTCTTAGAGCGGGGGAGCCAAATCGGAGGCGTGTGGGGTTACACCTCTCAAGTCGAACCAGACCCTCTTAGCCTGGACCCGAGCCGACCCGTCGTCCACTCGAGCCTCTACAGATCCCTACGCACCAACATCCCCAGAGAATGCATGGGTTTCACCGACTTCCCTTTTGCGGCCCGGCCACACGACGGGTCGAGGGATCCGAGAAGACACCCGGCTCATACTGAGGTTCTTGCTTACCTGCGAGACTTTGCTAAAGAGTTCGATATCGAGGAGATGATAAGGTTCGAGACGGAGGTTGTTAAGGCGGAGCCggtggaggcggaggaggatgACGGAGGGAAGTGGAGGGTTAAATCTAGAAGCTCCGATGGTGTTGCCGACGAGATATACGACGCTGTCATGGTTTGTAACGGACACTATACAGAGCCTCGTCATGCTCTTATCGCTG GCATAGATTCATGGCCAGGCAAGCAAATTCATAGTCACAATTACCGTGTTCCTGATCAATTCAAAAATCAGGTAATTGTA GTAGTGATAGTGATCGGAAGCTCGGCGAGTGGAGTTGATATAAGCAGAGATATTGCAAAGGTGGCGAAAGAAGTCCATGTTTCGTCTAGGTCGACTTCACCGGAGACCTACGAGAAGCTTCCCGGTTATGACAATCTGTGGCTCCACCCAACG ATTGAAATTGCCCGCGAAGACGGTTCGGTGGTTTTCGAGAACGGAAAGACGGTTTACGCAGATACCATTATGCATTGTACCGG GTACAAATATTACTTCCCCTTTCTCGACACAAAAGGTGAAGTAACCGTGGACGATAATCGAGTTGGACCGTTGTATAAGCATGTATTTCCTCCGGCTCTTGCCCCGGGCCTTTCCTTCATTGGCTTACCATGGCAG ATCACCCCCTTTCCGATGTTTGAGCTTCAAAGCAAGTGGGTCGCAGCGGTCTTGTCCGGTCGAGTATCTCTCCCATCTCAAGACGAGATGATGGAAGACACTAAGACGTTCTACAATAAGCTTGAATCTTCGGGAATTCCCAAAAGATATACACATCTGATGCCTGATGACTCTCAG TTTGAATATGATAATTGGCTTGCGGATCAATGTGACTATCCCCGGATAGAGAAATGGAGAGAACAAATGTTTTACATAGGTTTCAAGAGAATCTATGCACAATCCGCTACATATAGGGATAATTGGGACGATGATCATCTCATCGCAGAAGCATACGATGATTTCGTCAAATTTATGTCAAGCTATCCTGAACTGTTGCCGATGCTGAAAACTTAA